A window of Streptomyces sp. DG1A-41 contains these coding sequences:
- a CDS encoding N-acetylneuraminate synthase family protein, producing MSTNSRIRQFGSREVGPGKPVYVCGEIGINHNGELENAFKLIDAAAEAGCDAVKFQKRTPEICTPRDQWDIERDTPWGRMTYIDYRHRVEFGEDEYRQIDEYCKTKNIDWFASPWDTEAVAFLEKFDVPAHKVASASLTDDELLRALRATGRAVILSTGMSTPKQIRHAVEVLGSDNILMCHATSTYPAKAEELNLRVINTLEREYPNVPIGYSGHETGLQTTLAAVALGAVFVERHITLDRAMWGSDQAASVEPQGLTRLVRDIRTIEASLGDGVKRVYESELAPMKKLRRVAGVVAEAEIADAAGEPVGV from the coding sequence ATGAGCACCAACTCCCGTATCCGTCAGTTCGGTTCGCGCGAGGTCGGCCCGGGCAAGCCCGTCTACGTCTGCGGCGAGATCGGCATCAACCACAACGGCGAGCTCGAGAACGCCTTCAAGCTGATCGACGCGGCCGCCGAGGCCGGCTGTGACGCGGTCAAGTTCCAGAAGCGCACCCCGGAGATCTGCACCCCGCGCGACCAGTGGGACATCGAGCGCGACACGCCCTGGGGCCGGATGACGTACATCGACTACCGCCACCGCGTGGAGTTCGGCGAGGACGAGTACCGCCAGATCGACGAGTACTGCAAGACCAAGAACATCGACTGGTTCGCCTCCCCGTGGGACACCGAGGCCGTCGCCTTCCTGGAGAAGTTCGACGTCCCGGCCCACAAGGTGGCGTCCGCCTCCCTCACCGACGACGAGCTGCTGCGCGCCCTGCGCGCCACCGGCCGCGCGGTGATCCTCTCCACCGGCATGTCGACCCCGAAGCAGATCCGCCACGCGGTCGAGGTCCTCGGCTCCGACAACATCCTGATGTGCCACGCCACGTCGACCTACCCGGCGAAGGCCGAGGAGCTCAACCTCCGCGTCATCAACACCCTGGAGCGGGAGTACCCGAACGTCCCGATCGGCTACTCCGGCCACGAGACGGGCCTCCAGACCACGCTGGCCGCGGTCGCGCTGGGCGCGGTGTTCGTCGAGCGTCACATCACCCTCGACCGCGCCATGTGGGGCTCGGACCAGGCCGCCTCCGTGGAGCCGCAGGGCCTCACCCGCCTCGTCCGCGACATCCGCACCATCGAGGCCTCCCTCGGTGACGGCGTGAAGAGGGTCTACGAGTCCGAGCTGGCCCCGATGAAGAAGCTGCGCCGCGTCGCCGGTGTGGTCGCCGAGGCGGAGATCGCCGACGCGGCGGGCGAGCCGGTAGGCGTCTGA